The DNA window CCGGTATCGATGCGCTACGGCATCCGGGGTCTGGCCCAGATGGTGTGGTCGTGGAAGGGGCATTCTCCGGCATCGGGCGATGTGTATGTGTTTTTCTCAAAGGACCGCAAGACCATGAAGGCGTTGAAATGGGATGGCGACGGATTTTTGATGTACACAAAAAGACTGTCGCGAGGCCGTTTCCGGGAGGTGCTCAAAAAGGGCGATGACGGCGTGCGCAGGCTCCAATGGGACGATTTCTATATGCTGATGAGGGGCCTCACGCCTGTGAAGGTGATGGTCGAAAATCGCTTCAGAATGGCCGTAAAATAAGGCTTAATAATTTGTTAATCAAATAAATAAATGGCGTGGAAAGTTGCAAATGTCAGATATTTTTTGTAACTTTACACCATGAAAAAGAACGAGTTGATAGAGTTTCTGCAACGTCAGATCGAGTTCCTTCAAGGGCGGCTCGACGAGGCGTTGGCCTCTGTCAGCTCGCTTACTTTATCCAATGAAAAGCTGCAGTCGACCAACGAGAAGCTTGTGGCGACTGTAGATGAACTGCGCAAGCAAATGGCCTCAATGGAGGAGGCTATGAAAGGCAAAAGTGCGGAACTGAGCAAAGAGAAAGCCGCGCGTCAGGCAGTGCAGCGTCTGCAGGGCTCGCCGTCGGAGCGTCAGAAGAAACCGGTGACGACTCCTGCCACATCCGAAACTCGACAGCAGAAGCCAGAGAAGAAACGTACCAACAACGGCGCCAAAAGGAAGACGCATCCGGAGTGTGAGGTGGAGACCATTATAGTGGAGCCTGACAGTCCGGACTTCAATCCCGAGGCGGCGACGTTTATCGGCGAGTGCGATGTCGTGCGCTACGTCATGGAGCCGATGCGCTTCAAAAAAATTATCTACAAGGTCAGAAAATACGTGCAGGACGAGAAAATATACAAAGGTTCCGCACCCGCCACACCGCTGCTTAACTCGCAGTATACATCTTCCTTCATAGCCGGACTCGCCGAGCTACGCTATCTCCACTGCATGCCACTTGAAAATGCTGTCGAATACTTCCGTGCCCACGGCTTCGACCTTGACAAAGGCACCGCACAGAAGCTCGTAAGTAAGGTAAGGGTACATCTGGAAAATCTATACAAGGCGCTGGGTCAGGCAATAGTCGCGGACAATTATATCTGCGGTGACGAGACCTATCAGAAAGTGCGGCTGCAGGTGGCAACTCCTTCGGGAAGAAAGATCAAGAAAGGCTACATATGGGTGTTCGTCGGCATGACAACCGGGCTTGTGTACTTCTTCTATGACGACGGCTCCCGCTCGGCCGAAGTCTTCGAGCAACACATAAAAGGCTTCAACGGAGCCTTCCAGTGCGACTATTACTCGGGATACCGGCATATCGGAATCGGTGGGATGAGCGGGATAAAACGCTTGCCATGCCTGCAGCACATCAAGCGAAAGTTTCTCGATCTGAAAGACAATCCAAAGGCGCAGGAAATAGCAAAGCTCTTCGGACTCCTTTACCACTTCGAGCATCAGCACCGCATAGGCAAAGACGGATGGACGGCGGGAAAGCACCTTGAGTGGAGACAACGATACTCCAAGGTGATGCTCGAGAAAATCCGCATGAGACTGACAGCAGTCAAAGACCGCATCGGCGTGCCACCCGACGACCCGCTGCTCGCCGCCACCGAACATGCACTCAAACAATGGGACGAGATACCACGCATCTTTGCCTCACCCACCTACAGACTCGACAACAACGAAGTCGAGCGAATCAACCGCTACATATCCCTGACCCGTCGCCGACTTACAATCGGCTCCCACTCCGGAGCCGAAGCCGCCGCCCTGTACCACTCTCTTGCGATCACCTGCCACCGCTGCGGAGTCAACGTCTTCGACTACTTCTGCGACATAATCGACCGATGTGCCGCATGGCCGCCAAACACCCCGATCGAAAAATACCGCGACCTGCTTCCCGACCGCTGGAAACTCTCACAAAAATAGCCGCCCAAAACCTGGACGGCTATTTTTTTAAGCTATACCTGCTGTCGCGGACGGTTGTACCTCATCAATGTCAAAGACGGCTCGACGTACCGCAAACCAATCTCTCCGAGACAGTACGCATGGTATAACGGCGTGAAAGACGACGAGCGCGAAGATGTAGGCCTGACAATAGCGGCCACGATGTTCTCCGAGGAGATACTGACCGAATATCTCATGCGCTATCCGATACACAACCATCAAGAGAGAATAAAAGGCATGGCCGTTGTCAAACATAGAAACGGTAACTATTGCCTCCGCGCTGCCTTGACTGACGGCTATATGCCTTTGATCGAATTAACTTCGGAGGAGGAATCCAAGTTCCGTTCTCTCCATTCCGATGAACAAGCAAGACAAGACTTCCTGATGTCAATAGCCATGCTGCATCTTACTCGAAGGGATGCCGAGGCGGTTAAAGAGAGGATAAGGCAGAATACCCAGCCCAAAGCCGGAGTCCGTATTCTCCCTTCCCGTCCACAAGACTACTCCCCGGAAATCTCGCAAGTGTTCACATTCAATCTTGCCAACGCACTCTCTTCCCTCAATGTCAGTTCCGGCTCATCCGGCTACAAGCGCGAGCACGAAGTCGGCAACCGCTCCCGCTACGATGACATCGACGACCGTCAGTCCGGCACCCGACTTACAATGTAGACAGTCAAGTCCTCGACATCACTGCCGAGGACCTGACTATTAATATGATTAAGCTGTTTCTCGAATCAATATAGCCAATAGATAATTGAAGCAGACAGACATCTTTGTTTCCCATTGCCATAATAAGATGCAGTGGCAAGACCAAGATCATATTCTGCTTTTAATCCAATATGATGCCATTTTGCGTTGATAGCGAATGATAGACCGCCGTCAACCCTATTGCATGGACGATAGGAAACACCATTTGCACCGCTGAATGTGTGGACTCTTTTCTCATATGGCTGATTAAACGGGTCTAATCCTGTAACAAATGAATCTCCATTGATTCCTACAGCAAGATAAGCACCAAGTTCCGGCTTTAAGTAAAAACCATTGCCTACATTGAATCGGTATCCTGTCATCACAGGTATCTGTAAATAGTCCATCTCCGCAAATTTGATAGAGCTTATAGCCGTATTCATCATATTACGTCCTGTGACGGTAGCTCCCTTTCTGATGAACGACACCCCGGATTCAAGACTTAGATTACTGCGAAGTGTGAACTCAGCGTTACCACCAATCTTAAATCCATTTCTTGATTTAGCCGAACTCTCACTTACTGAAAGGTCACTATTGACATATCCCGCCTCAATCCCAAAGTTCCATGTCTGAGCTTTAATGCCGAATGGAATGATGAGAATTGCTGTCAATAATAACGCTCTAAAGTTTTGTTTCATTATTGTTTTGTTGTTTTCGCCCTCGGCACTCATGGCCGAGGGGGTTGCGATTATATGATTAAGCTGTTTCAAATATAGTATTGAATATGCTATTGGCAAACATTGAAAGATTTTTTCTTTCCGTTGATCCGAAGAGTAACTTTCGGATTTGAGAACTGGGTGATGTGGGGAAAGACGAGGGTCACAGTGGAGACACCGTCTTTTACGGTTGCTTTAACCGAAGTCGCCTGATACTCTTGTCCTCTCCATACCGGAGTGAGT is part of the Duncaniella dubosii genome and encodes:
- the tnpB gene encoding IS66 family insertion sequence element accessory protein TnpB (TnpB, as the term is used for proteins encoded by IS66 family insertion elements, is considered an accessory protein, since TnpC, encoded by a neighboring gene, is a DDE family transposase.) — encoded protein: MWSLEADMRLWVCRQPVSMRYGIRGLAQMVWSWKGHSPASGDVYVFFSKDRKTMKALKWDGDGFLMYTKRLSRGRFREVLKKGDDGVRRLQWDDFYMLMRGLTPVKVMVENRFRMAVK
- the tnpC gene encoding IS66 family transposase, giving the protein MKKNELIEFLQRQIEFLQGRLDEALASVSSLTLSNEKLQSTNEKLVATVDELRKQMASMEEAMKGKSAELSKEKAARQAVQRLQGSPSERQKKPVTTPATSETRQQKPEKKRTNNGAKRKTHPECEVETIIVEPDSPDFNPEAATFIGECDVVRYVMEPMRFKKIIYKVRKYVQDEKIYKGSAPATPLLNSQYTSSFIAGLAELRYLHCMPLENAVEYFRAHGFDLDKGTAQKLVSKVRVHLENLYKALGQAIVADNYICGDETYQKVRLQVATPSGRKIKKGYIWVFVGMTTGLVYFFYDDGSRSAEVFEQHIKGFNGAFQCDYYSGYRHIGIGGMSGIKRLPCLQHIKRKFLDLKDNPKAQEIAKLFGLLYHFEHQHRIGKDGWTAGKHLEWRQRYSKVMLEKIRMRLTAVKDRIGVPPDDPLLAATEHALKQWDEIPRIFASPTYRLDNNEVERINRYISLTRRRLTIGSHSGAEAAALYHSLAITCHRCGVNVFDYFCDIIDRCAAWPPNTPIEKYRDLLPDRWKLSQK
- a CDS encoding porin family protein yields the protein MKQLNHIIATPSAMSAEGENNKTIMKQNFRALLLTAILIIPFGIKAQTWNFGIEAGYVNSDLSVSESSAKSRNGFKIGGNAEFTLRSNLSLESGVSFIRKGATVTGRNMMNTAISSIKFAEMDYLQIPVMTGYRFNVGNGFYLKPELGAYLAVGINGDSFVTGLDPFNQPYEKRVHTFSGANGVSYRPCNRVDGGLSFAINAKWHHIGLKAEYDLGLATASYYGNGKQRCLSASIIYWLY